A genome region from Nocardiopsis exhalans includes the following:
- the lhgO gene encoding L-2-hydroxyglutarate oxidase translates to MRSTEHIGIIGAGIVGLAVARHITLHRPGTRVTVLEKENRVAAHQTGHNSGVVHAGLYYRPGSLKATLCRRGVGLLRDYCAENGLPYEEAGKLLVAVNPEDEARLDDIERRAKENGVPGVIRLGPEGLREIEPHAAGIAALHSPTTAITDFVAVAEQIADDVRRSGGRVLLNTPVIDLRQDHDGTEVLTGDPKGERVIHRFDRLVLCGGLQSDQLARMAGGAADPRVVPFRGHYHELVPERRDLVRGLLYPVPDPRYPFLGVHLTRHVHGEVMVGPNAVLALAREGYRARDLRTRELAQTLAWPGFWRLAREHWSVGVRETLVSASRAVFAAQARRLLPELTTADLHPAPAGVRAQALGRDGGLLDDFHVDTHGRVVCVRNAPSPAATSSLAIAEFLYDNHIGNGNGSGY, encoded by the coding sequence ATGCGCAGCACCGAACACATCGGCATCATCGGAGCGGGGATCGTCGGTCTGGCCGTGGCCCGCCACATCACCCTCCATCGTCCCGGCACCCGGGTCACCGTCCTGGAGAAGGAGAACCGGGTCGCCGCGCACCAGACCGGCCACAACAGCGGCGTCGTCCACGCCGGGCTCTACTACCGGCCCGGATCCCTCAAGGCCACCCTCTGCCGCAGGGGCGTCGGGCTGCTCAGGGATTACTGCGCGGAGAACGGCCTGCCCTACGAGGAGGCGGGCAAGCTCCTCGTCGCGGTGAACCCCGAGGACGAGGCCCGCCTCGACGACATCGAGCGCAGAGCCAAGGAGAACGGTGTCCCCGGCGTCATCCGCCTGGGCCCCGAGGGCCTGCGCGAGATCGAGCCCCACGCGGCGGGCATCGCCGCCCTGCACTCGCCCACCACCGCCATCACCGACTTCGTCGCGGTCGCCGAGCAGATCGCCGACGACGTGCGCCGCTCCGGCGGCCGGGTGCTGCTCAACACCCCCGTCATCGACCTCCGCCAGGACCACGACGGCACCGAGGTCCTCACCGGTGACCCCAAGGGGGAGCGGGTCATCCACCGGTTCGACCGGCTGGTCCTGTGCGGCGGACTCCAGAGCGACCAGCTCGCCCGTATGGCCGGCGGCGCCGCTGACCCCCGAGTCGTCCCCTTTCGCGGCCACTACCACGAGCTCGTCCCCGAACGCCGTGACCTCGTGCGCGGCCTCCTCTACCCCGTCCCAGACCCCCGCTACCCCTTCCTGGGCGTGCACCTGACCCGCCACGTCCACGGCGAGGTCATGGTCGGACCCAACGCCGTCCTGGCCCTGGCCCGGGAGGGCTACCGCGCACGCGACCTGCGCACCCGCGAACTCGCCCAGACCCTTGCCTGGCCCGGGTTCTGGCGGTTGGCCCGCGAGCACTGGTCCGTCGGTGTTCGGGAGACCCTGGTGTCGGCCTCCCGCGCGGTCTTCGCGGCCCAGGCCCGCCGCCTGCTTCCCGAACTCACCACCGCCGACCTGCACCCTGCTCCCGCCGGGGTCCGCGCCCAGGCCCTGGGCCGCGACGGCGGCCTCCTGGACGACTTCCACGTGGACACCCACGGCCGGGTGGTGTGCGTGCGCAACGCACCCTCGCCCGCGGCGACCTCCTCCTTGGCGATCGCCGAGTTCCTGTACGACAACCACATCGGCAACGGCAACGGCAGCGGCTACTGA
- a CDS encoding MBL fold metallo-hydrolase produces MHDDVDVSGLPEGITPLGDEIYAIDTMLAGYPGVVSAYLIRTERPCIVEVGTAGSAPVLRDAVIRLGLAPEDLATIVVTHIHLDHAGGTGDMAALFPNAEIVVHERGARHLADPSRLMASAKMVWGDQLETLFGQMHPTEAARIRSVAETGEIDLGAGRRLVSHYAPGHAKHHMGLVDTGTGDLYVGDALGVYNPLTGDLRPATPPPDFDMEACLRTLRLFGDIGAQRLMFSHFGAHGAVAETIDRAEAELRLWVETVRESRDTGGDLDHAIAMVRDKVISRYKPLPPGASPEAAAVLDTLSGPEANVGGIVHWLDKLAQEQAEAKRKAEEERA; encoded by the coding sequence GTGCACGACGACGTGGACGTCAGCGGTCTGCCCGAGGGGATCACTCCCCTGGGCGACGAGATCTATGCCATCGACACGATGCTCGCCGGCTATCCCGGGGTCGTGTCCGCCTACCTCATCCGCACGGAACGGCCCTGCATCGTCGAGGTGGGAACCGCCGGTTCGGCACCGGTTCTGCGGGACGCCGTGATCCGGCTCGGGCTCGCCCCCGAAGACCTCGCCACCATCGTGGTCACCCACATCCACCTGGACCACGCGGGCGGCACCGGAGACATGGCCGCGCTGTTCCCCAACGCGGAGATCGTCGTGCACGAGCGCGGCGCCCGCCACCTGGCCGACCCCAGCCGGTTGATGGCCAGCGCGAAGATGGTGTGGGGCGACCAGCTGGAGACGCTGTTCGGACAGATGCACCCCACCGAGGCGGCCCGGATCCGTTCGGTGGCCGAGACCGGTGAGATCGACCTGGGCGCGGGCCGCAGGCTGGTCTCGCACTACGCACCCGGACACGCAAAGCACCACATGGGCCTGGTGGACACCGGGACCGGCGACCTGTACGTCGGTGACGCCCTCGGCGTGTACAACCCCCTCACCGGCGACCTGCGCCCGGCGACACCGCCGCCGGACTTCGACATGGAGGCCTGCCTGCGCACCCTGCGCCTGTTCGGTGACATCGGCGCCCAACGGCTGATGTTCTCCCACTTCGGCGCACACGGCGCCGTGGCGGAGACCATCGACCGTGCCGAGGCCGAGCTGCGCCTGTGGGTGGAGACCGTCCGGGAGTCGCGGGACACCGGCGGGGACCTGGACCACGCCATCGCGATGGTGCGCGACAAGGTCATCTCCCGGTACAAGCCCCTCCCCCCGGGCGCCTCCCCCGAGGCCGCCGCGGTCCTGGACACGCTCAGCGGACCGGAGGCCAACGTGGGCGGGATCGTGCACTGGCTGGACAAACTCGCCCAGGAGCAGGCCGAAGCGAAGAGGAAGGCCGAGGAGGAGCGAGCCTAG
- a CDS encoding NUDIX hydrolase, which yields MYLGTVPEEYDSVVCLTHLDGRPLMVRNRRRAWEFPGGHREPGEDLYATARREAWEEAGATLGEVRVAGYYVLSGGHTTVVTHALVSSLEPLSGEYETVEVRTFDRLPPEQELSWADGLYAHLLRVLGLPGARDQNSSRLT from the coding sequence GTGTACCTGGGCACGGTCCCCGAGGAGTACGACTCGGTGGTGTGCCTGACCCACCTCGACGGGCGCCCGCTCATGGTCCGCAACCGGCGCCGGGCCTGGGAGTTCCCCGGCGGGCACCGGGAACCCGGTGAGGACCTCTACGCCACCGCTCGGCGGGAGGCGTGGGAGGAGGCCGGAGCCACCCTCGGCGAGGTTCGGGTCGCTGGCTACTATGTCCTCTCCGGCGGACACACCACTGTGGTCACCCATGCGCTGGTGAGCTCATTGGAGCCGCTCAGCGGGGAGTACGAGACCGTCGAGGTGCGGACCTTCGACCGCCTTCCACCGGAGCAGGAGCTGTCGTGGGCGGACGGTCTGTACGCGCATCTGCTACGCGTTCTGGGGCTCCCCGGTGCCCGGGATCAGAATTCCAGCCGTTTGACGTAG
- a CDS encoding DUF742 domain-containing protein, with protein MSAEGRHARRLTDRGTANRTDGNEARPVDGGEDAENERFLRPYAVDAGTAAAVPPTTRTTDLDLLTLVMAARTPGRHEWLRPERETILNHALRARTVAELAAEVGLPMGQVRAMVADMVSDGSLQRCGPSRPLGREDILHAVLVGLRSL; from the coding sequence GTGAGCGCTGAGGGCCGCCACGCCCGTCGCCTGACGGACCGTGGCACGGCCAACCGCACCGACGGGAACGAAGCCAGACCCGTCGACGGAGGAGAGGACGCGGAGAACGAGAGGTTCCTGCGCCCCTACGCCGTCGACGCCGGAACCGCGGCGGCCGTGCCACCCACCACCAGAACCACCGACCTCGACCTGCTGACCCTCGTCATGGCCGCCCGTACCCCCGGCCGCCACGAGTGGTTGCGCCCCGAACGGGAGACCATCCTCAACCACGCACTGCGGGCCCGGACCGTGGCCGAACTCGCCGCGGAGGTCGGGCTCCCCATGGGGCAGGTCCGCGCGATGGTCGCCGACATGGTCTCCGACGGCTCACTCCAGCGCTGCGGCCCCTCCCGGCCCCTGGGGCGCGAGGACATACTGCACGCGGTCCTCGTCGGACTCCGCTCCCTGTGA
- a CDS encoding permease — MLAGHFGVAGIVKAWRPGIPMAALLVATQLPDLVFVPLSLAGVETMETAEPGLSGYGSLLITAEYSHSLVGNLLLAFLVGLLVHYFLRERWGRDAGLVLGSVVFSHWLLDLLVHRPDLPILPGDAGAFPLLGLGLWENPAATAVVEGALVLAGVVLYTWRTLRDQPRPVRAWSYSAGIALLLVGSFVLDLLG, encoded by the coding sequence ATGCTGGCCGGGCACTTCGGGGTGGCCGGGATCGTCAAGGCGTGGCGACCCGGGATCCCCATGGCGGCGCTGCTGGTCGCCACCCAGTTACCTGACCTGGTCTTCGTACCCCTGAGCCTGGCCGGGGTGGAGACCATGGAAACCGCCGAACCCGGCCTGTCCGGGTACGGCTCCCTGCTCATCACAGCCGAATACTCGCACTCACTGGTCGGGAACCTCCTTCTCGCCTTCCTGGTGGGACTACTCGTGCACTACTTCCTCAGGGAGCGGTGGGGGCGTGACGCCGGTCTGGTCCTGGGCTCGGTGGTGTTCAGCCACTGGCTCCTCGACCTGCTGGTGCACCGCCCGGACCTGCCGATCCTCCCGGGGGACGCGGGCGCGTTCCCCCTGCTCGGCCTGGGGCTTTGGGAGAACCCCGCGGCGACCGCCGTGGTCGAGGGCGCGCTGGTCCTGGCCGGTGTCGTGCTCTACACCTGGCGCACCCTGCGCGACCAGCCCCGCCCGGTGCGGGCCTGGTCCTACAGCGCCGGGATCGCGCTGCTGCTGGTGGGTTCCTTCGTGCTCGACCTCCTGGGCTGA
- the tyrS gene encoding tyrosine--tRNA ligase produces MIDIIDELQWRGLIAQTTDLDALRKALADGPITLYCGFDPTAGSLHVGHLTQALTLARFQQAGHRPIALVGGGTGLIGDPKPSAERQMNSVETVRGWVDNLAGQLSAFLRFTPEGEQAGPTDAILANNGDWLGGINAIELLRDVGKHFSINQMLARETVKSRLDGEGMSYTEFSYVLLQSYDYVELYRRYGCTLQTGGSDQWGNITAGLDLVRRMDGNEPHGQAHALTTNLLTKADGTKFGKTETGTVWLDPELTSPYAFYQFWFNADDRDVIRYLKVFSFLSREEIEDLEQQTQERPQARAAQRTLAETLTTLVHGEAETRKVKDASLALFGRADLSELDGRTLDAALAEVPKAEVEGPVGELLIIDLFAQSGLTPSKSAARRAIQEGGAYVNNVKVTDVEAKLSADDVLADRFVVLRKGKRNIGGVVLKG; encoded by the coding sequence GTGATCGACATCATCGACGAACTCCAGTGGCGCGGCCTGATCGCGCAGACGACCGACCTTGACGCACTTCGCAAGGCGCTGGCCGATGGTCCGATCACCCTCTATTGCGGTTTCGACCCGACCGCGGGCAGCCTGCACGTCGGCCACCTCACCCAGGCCCTCACCCTGGCCCGCTTCCAGCAGGCCGGGCACCGTCCCATCGCCCTCGTCGGCGGTGGCACGGGCCTCATCGGTGACCCCAAGCCCAGCGCCGAGCGTCAGATGAACTCGGTGGAGACGGTACGGGGCTGGGTGGACAACCTGGCTGGGCAGCTCTCGGCCTTCCTGCGCTTCACCCCCGAGGGTGAACAGGCGGGCCCCACCGACGCCATCCTCGCCAACAACGGCGACTGGCTGGGCGGGATCAACGCGATCGAGCTGCTCCGCGACGTCGGCAAGCACTTCAGCATCAACCAGATGCTGGCCCGCGAGACGGTCAAGAGCCGTCTCGACGGCGAGGGCATGAGCTACACCGAGTTCAGTTATGTGCTCCTGCAGTCCTACGACTACGTCGAGCTCTACCGGCGCTACGGCTGCACGCTCCAGACCGGCGGCTCCGACCAGTGGGGCAACATCACCGCTGGCCTGGACCTGGTCCGCCGGATGGACGGCAACGAACCGCACGGCCAGGCGCACGCCTTGACCACGAACCTGCTGACGAAGGCCGACGGCACCAAGTTCGGCAAGACCGAGACCGGCACGGTCTGGCTCGACCCCGAGCTCACCTCGCCGTACGCCTTCTACCAGTTCTGGTTCAACGCCGACGACCGCGACGTCATCCGCTACCTCAAGGTGTTCAGCTTCCTCTCTCGTGAGGAGATCGAAGACCTCGAGCAGCAGACGCAGGAGCGGCCGCAGGCGCGTGCCGCGCAGCGCACGCTGGCAGAGACGCTGACGACGCTGGTCCACGGCGAGGCGGAGACCCGCAAGGTCAAGGACGCCAGCCTGGCGCTGTTCGGTCGTGCCGACCTGTCCGAGCTGGACGGTCGCACCCTGGACGCGGCCCTGGCCGAGGTGCCCAAGGCCGAGGTCGAGGGTCCGGTCGGTGAACTGCTCATCATCGACCTGTTCGCGCAGAGCGGTCTGACCCCGAGCAAGTCGGCGGCCCGTCGCGCCATCCAGGAGGGCGGCGCCTACGTGAACAACGTGAAGGTCACCGACGTCGAGGCCAAGCTCAGCGCGGACGACGTGCTCGCGGACCGCTTCGTCGTACTCCGCAAGGGCAAGCGCAACATCGGTGGGGTCGTCCTCAAGGGCTAG
- a CDS encoding TetR/AcrR family transcriptional regulator, with the protein MPRVGLTPALIAAEAAALSDERGFDELSLAAVAKRFGVAPPSLYKHVDGLAGLRREVSLLTVTELGDRLQGAAVGLAGPEAVRALFTAYRNYAHEHPGGYTATQRAPDPSDTEASNIYARPVQVIAAVLRGFDIPEDQMVHTVRALRSAVHGFIDLEAQGGFRMPENIDESYDVLVEGFIRALERWPASTTGRGTGHNTRHGTGRAADHTTHEGEN; encoded by the coding sequence GTGCCTAGGGTCGGCCTCACCCCCGCTCTGATCGCGGCCGAGGCCGCCGCGCTCAGCGACGAACGGGGTTTCGACGAGCTGTCCTTGGCCGCGGTCGCCAAACGCTTCGGGGTCGCGCCGCCGAGCCTGTACAAGCACGTCGACGGACTGGCCGGGCTGCGCCGGGAGGTGTCCCTGCTCACCGTGACCGAACTGGGCGACCGGCTCCAGGGCGCCGCGGTCGGGCTCGCCGGGCCCGAGGCGGTCCGCGCGCTCTTCACCGCCTACCGGAACTACGCGCACGAGCACCCTGGCGGCTACACCGCGACCCAGCGGGCGCCCGACCCGTCGGACACCGAGGCCTCGAACATCTACGCCCGACCCGTCCAGGTGATCGCGGCGGTGCTGCGCGGCTTCGACATCCCCGAGGACCAGATGGTCCACACGGTCCGCGCACTGCGCAGCGCCGTGCACGGGTTCATCGACCTGGAGGCCCAGGGCGGGTTCAGGATGCCCGAGAACATCGACGAGAGCTACGACGTATTGGTGGAGGGCTTCATCCGCGCCCTGGAGCGCTGGCCCGCGAGTACCACCGGACGCGGTACCGGACACAACACCCGACACGGCACCGGACGCGCAGCTGACCACACCACCCACGAGGGAGAGAACTGA
- a CDS encoding HNH endonuclease family protein — MAKKPSANRPGRTGKGGKSGKPASRLATIAGTVIGLLVIAAFALQQLGVIELEVGDPAAAPQDSPGSASSSDVEQARQQLEELTIEEEHDPPGYDRALFPHWDRGVEGNCTTRQVVLLRDGEDVETDDNCQPVSGSWYSAFDGETFTDAQDIDIDHMVALKEGWRSGAHAWSTEERQRFANDLDSSQLWAVSASSNRSKGDADPANWLPPLESAHCDYVVSWIEVKHVWNLSADPEEEAALREVLDGC; from the coding sequence ATGGCCAAGAAACCCTCCGCCAACCGCCCGGGCCGAACCGGCAAGGGCGGTAAGAGCGGTAAGCCCGCCTCCAGGTTGGCCACGATCGCCGGTACGGTCATCGGTCTCCTGGTGATCGCCGCCTTCGCACTGCAGCAGCTGGGGGTGATCGAACTGGAGGTCGGCGACCCCGCCGCCGCACCGCAGGACTCCCCCGGCAGCGCCTCCTCCTCCGACGTCGAACAGGCCAGACAGCAGCTGGAGGAGCTGACGATCGAGGAGGAGCACGACCCTCCCGGTTACGACCGCGCGCTCTTCCCGCACTGGGACAGAGGGGTGGAGGGCAACTGCACCACCCGCCAGGTCGTGCTGCTCCGCGACGGCGAGGACGTTGAGACCGACGACAACTGCCAGCCGGTGTCCGGTTCCTGGTACAGCGCCTTCGACGGTGAGACCTTCACCGACGCGCAGGACATCGACATCGACCACATGGTCGCCCTGAAGGAAGGGTGGCGGTCGGGCGCCCACGCCTGGTCGACCGAGGAGCGCCAGCGGTTCGCGAACGACCTCGACTCCTCCCAGCTGTGGGCGGTGAGCGCCTCGAGCAACCGCTCCAAGGGTGACGCGGACCCGGCGAACTGGCTGCCGCCGCTGGAGTCCGCCCACTGCGACTACGTGGTCTCCTGGATCGAGGTCAAGCACGTGTGGAACCTGAGCGCGGACCCGGAGGAGGAGGCCGCGCTGCGCGAGGTCCTCGACGGCTGCTGA
- a CDS encoding GNAT family N-acetyltransferase, translating to MTPQIRPVHKGDLAQAHALIRNDFPALVLTEEHMRWRFDHPRPDVEDTRLVAVVGDTVVGHVMSRLHTDEDGTRKGKTFYGALAEGHRNGELAARLLEASEAHLIEKGATVLRTDTAQEGVQVSGDLFRTAALQRGYQLVESHHVLGMDLSRLPDPPKAPAGAELRRWSEFADDPRPLYEIDKAADGDEPGETAEEFLPYEVWLEAVWHNPMADLELSLALLLDGVPVAISCYSSDHDTRMESAMTGTLREYRGRGLGGYAKNMALHRARERGFTHAYTGNHETNKPMLAINDRIGYTLVGSESTYVKRLEF from the coding sequence ATGACTCCCCAGATCCGCCCGGTACACAAGGGCGACCTCGCTCAGGCCCACGCCCTCATCAGGAACGACTTTCCCGCCCTGGTCCTCACCGAGGAGCACATGCGGTGGCGGTTCGACCACCCCCGCCCCGACGTCGAGGACACCCGGCTGGTCGCGGTGGTCGGCGACACCGTGGTCGGGCACGTGATGAGCAGGCTGCACACGGACGAGGACGGGACCCGCAAGGGCAAGACCTTCTACGGGGCACTGGCCGAAGGTCACCGGAACGGGGAGCTCGCCGCGCGGCTCCTGGAGGCATCGGAGGCCCACCTGATCGAGAAGGGGGCGACCGTCCTGCGTACCGATACCGCACAGGAGGGTGTCCAGGTCAGCGGAGACCTCTTCCGCACGGCGGCCCTACAGCGGGGCTACCAGCTGGTCGAGAGCCACCACGTCCTCGGTATGGACCTGAGCAGGCTTCCGGATCCACCGAAGGCACCGGCAGGGGCCGAGCTGCGCCGGTGGAGCGAGTTCGCCGACGACCCCCGCCCGCTCTACGAGATCGACAAGGCCGCCGACGGGGACGAGCCGGGCGAGACCGCGGAGGAGTTCCTGCCCTACGAGGTCTGGCTCGAAGCGGTATGGCACAACCCGATGGCCGACCTGGAGCTCAGCCTCGCCCTACTGCTGGACGGCGTACCCGTAGCGATCAGCTGCTACTCGTCCGACCACGACACCCGCATGGAGTCGGCGATGACCGGCACCCTGCGCGAGTACCGGGGCCGAGGGCTGGGCGGTTACGCGAAGAACATGGCTCTGCACCGGGCCAGGGAGAGGGGCTTCACGCACGCCTACACCGGCAACCACGAGACCAACAAGCCGATGCTCGCCATCAACGACCGGATCGGGTACACGCTGGTAGGGAGCGAGAGCACCTACGTCAAACGGCTGGAATTCTGA
- a CDS encoding HAD-IIA family hydrolase has protein sequence MALQAADRPLNELHDAMLLDLDGVVYIGPKAVPAAPEAVGKARAAGARVAFVTNNAGRTPARIAEHLTHLGVPAAPEDVVTSAEAAARLVSARYPQGSDVLVVGDTGLRQAVHRMGLRPVTVATESVVAVVQGYSRNMSRDLLDQGTLAVSGGAFYVASNSDATAPTEWGITPANGSFVRVIAHATGVEPVIAGKPMRPLHEEGMMRTGATNPLIVGDRLDTDIEGATTHGAAGLLVLSGVATPQDALAAPAHQRPRYLSWDVSGMNEAHPGPLRHVDGDTARTECGGWTVKAEAAAVRLSGEGDRLDGLRALCTALWADDSIDPTGPTVSEALSALGW, from the coding sequence ATGGCCTTGCAGGCAGCTGACCGCCCGCTCAACGAGCTCCACGACGCGATGCTCCTCGACCTGGACGGCGTGGTCTACATCGGACCCAAGGCCGTTCCCGCCGCGCCCGAGGCCGTGGGCAAGGCACGGGCCGCCGGGGCGCGGGTCGCCTTCGTGACCAACAACGCCGGACGCACCCCCGCCCGCATCGCCGAACACCTCACCCACCTGGGCGTACCCGCGGCCCCCGAGGACGTGGTGACCTCCGCCGAGGCCGCCGCCCGCCTGGTGTCCGCCCGCTACCCCCAGGGTTCGGACGTGCTGGTGGTCGGCGACACCGGTCTGCGCCAGGCCGTGCACCGGATGGGACTGCGGCCCGTCACGGTCGCCACGGAGTCCGTGGTGGCGGTGGTCCAGGGCTACTCGCGGAACATGTCCCGCGACCTCCTCGACCAGGGCACCCTCGCCGTCTCCGGCGGAGCGTTCTACGTGGCCAGCAACTCCGACGCGACCGCGCCCACCGAGTGGGGGATCACCCCAGCGAACGGATCCTTCGTGCGGGTGATCGCCCACGCCACCGGGGTGGAGCCGGTGATCGCGGGCAAGCCGATGCGGCCACTGCACGAGGAGGGGATGATGCGCACCGGTGCCACCAACCCCCTCATCGTGGGCGACCGGCTCGACACCGACATCGAGGGCGCCACCACGCACGGCGCCGCCGGACTCCTGGTCCTGTCCGGGGTCGCCACCCCCCAGGACGCCCTGGCCGCCCCCGCCCACCAGCGCCCCCGGTACCTGTCCTGGGACGTGTCCGGAATGAACGAGGCCCACCCGGGCCCGCTCCGCCACGTCGACGGGGACACCGCCCGGACCGAGTGCGGCGGCTGGACCGTCAAAGCGGAGGCCGCCGCGGTACGGCTGTCCGGGGAGGGCGACCGCCTGGACGGTCTGCGCGCCCTGTGCACGGCGCTCTGGGCCGACGACTCCATCGACCCGACCGGTCCCACGGTGAGCGAGGCCCTGAGCGCCCTGGGTTGGTGA
- a CDS encoding single-stranded DNA-binding protein, which yields MPPLTERPDRAEGQRNEVFVLGRVTSAPFEREFPSGARLVTWRICMARPEAPGRRARSASLTLVSFDEALCAKVHGWRVGDVVRVTGELRRRIWRGWKGVQSVLEVEVDTATLVRGANR from the coding sequence ATGCCGCCTCTGACGGAGCGGCCGGACCGGGCCGAGGGGCAGCGGAACGAGGTCTTCGTGCTCGGGCGGGTCACCTCCGCCCCCTTCGAACGGGAGTTTCCCAGCGGGGCGCGGTTGGTGACCTGGCGGATCTGCATGGCCCGGCCCGAGGCCCCCGGGCGGCGTGCCCGGTCCGCCTCACTGACTCTGGTCTCCTTCGACGAGGCCCTCTGCGCGAAGGTGCACGGGTGGCGGGTCGGTGACGTGGTCCGGGTGACCGGGGAGCTGCGCCGACGGATCTGGCGCGGGTGGAAGGGCGTCCAGAGCGTGCTGGAAGTGGAGGTGGACACCGCCACACTCGTGCGCGGGGCGAACCGGTGA
- a CDS encoding tetratricopeptide repeat protein → MDKDTKRDLHSLPKSLAELIGKHIVAAGLLVDEDPELAYKHAAYARRKASRLPSVREASGIAAYTVGKWQEALSDLRAARRMSGRDTFLAIMADCERGLGRPERALEIANDPAGKELDADERIELRIVAAGARRDMGDVKAALAELQVPELKERRARPYVARLFYAYADVLEELGRTEDAREYFARASSVDREGVTDADERLAAIEGVELVDSDVEDGVVWTDVEEEADEAAAEAEAAAAPRERRENRRDDRDRGGRDDRGGYRGGRD, encoded by the coding sequence TTGGACAAGGACACCAAGCGCGACCTGCACTCGCTGCCCAAGTCCCTGGCCGAGCTGATCGGCAAGCACATCGTGGCCGCTGGTCTGCTCGTGGACGAGGACCCCGAACTCGCCTACAAGCACGCCGCCTACGCCCGCCGCAAGGCCTCCCGCCTGCCCAGCGTCCGTGAGGCCTCTGGTATCGCCGCCTACACCGTGGGCAAGTGGCAGGAGGCCCTGTCCGACCTGCGTGCGGCCCGCCGTATGAGTGGCCGGGACACCTTCCTGGCGATCATGGCTGACTGCGAGCGCGGCCTGGGCCGTCCCGAGCGGGCCCTTGAGATCGCCAACGACCCGGCTGGCAAGGAGCTGGACGCGGACGAGCGCATCGAGCTGCGGATCGTCGCCGCTGGCGCCCGCCGCGACATGGGTGACGTCAAGGCCGCTTTGGCCGAGCTTCAGGTGCCGGAGCTGAAGGAGCGGCGCGCCCGGCCGTATGTGGCGCGGTTGTTCTACGCCTACGCCGACGTCCTGGAGGAGCTCGGCCGGACCGAGGACGCCCGCGAGTACTTCGCGCGTGCCTCCTCGGTGGACCGTGAGGGCGTCACCGACGCCGACGAGCGCCTCGCCGCGATCGAGGGTGTGGAGCTGGTCGACAGCGACGTCGAGGACGGTGTCGTCTGGACCGATGTCGAGGAGGAGGCTGACGAAGCCGCTGCCGAGGCCGAGGCGGCCGCCGCTCCCCGTGAGCGTCGTGAGAACCGCCGGGACGACCGGGATCGTGGCGGTCGCGATGACCGTGGTGGATACCGCGGTGGCCGGGACTGA
- a CDS encoding alpha/beta fold hydrolase, which produces MHHLQRPEGRIAYDLYGAENTGTLVVCVPGMFDHRASFRFVGAALAAAGYRVAAMDLRGHGDSDITFSDHTDLAAATDAIALAEELNQGLADARVVMAGNSLGAGAVTIAALDRPDLVAGIALLGPFLRAPEAGWAKRALLKVLLARPWAPRALTLFYDKLHAGRTPEGHAEQLDRVLRMLRPVDRYRAIRETINGPKVSEERIQGAEPPVAEAVVIMGEQDPDWPDPRAEAAWVASAVEGRVVMVPECGHYPQSQRPDVVAPALVDLAERVNAGA; this is translated from the coding sequence ATGCACCACCTTCAGCGCCCCGAGGGGCGTATCGCCTACGACCTCTACGGGGCCGAGAACACCGGAACACTGGTGGTCTGCGTGCCCGGCATGTTCGACCACCGCGCCTCCTTCCGCTTCGTGGGCGCCGCTCTCGCCGCCGCCGGGTACCGCGTGGCCGCCATGGACCTGCGCGGGCACGGGGACAGCGACATCACCTTCAGCGACCACACCGACCTCGCCGCGGCGACCGACGCGATCGCCCTCGCCGAGGAGCTGAACCAGGGGCTGGCAGACGCGAGGGTCGTGATGGCGGGCAACTCGTTGGGCGCCGGAGCGGTGACCATCGCCGCCCTCGACCGTCCCGACCTGGTCGCCGGGATCGCCCTGCTCGGTCCCTTCCTGCGGGCCCCGGAGGCCGGCTGGGCGAAGCGGGCCCTACTCAAGGTCCTGCTCGCCCGCCCCTGGGCGCCCCGGGCGCTGACGCTCTTCTACGACAAGCTCCACGCCGGACGGACCCCCGAAGGGCACGCCGAGCAGCTGGACCGGGTGCTCCGGATGCTCCGCCCCGTCGACCGCTACCGGGCGATCCGGGAGACCATCAACGGCCCGAAGGTGTCGGAGGAGCGGATCCAGGGGGCCGAGCCCCCCGTAGCCGAGGCCGTGGTGATCATGGGCGAGCAGGATCCGGACTGGCCGGATCCCCGGGCCGAGGCCGCCTGGGTGGCCTCGGCGGTGGAGGGCCGCGTGGTCATGGTCCCCGAGTGCGGCCACTACCCGCAGTCGCAGCGTCCCGACGTGGTGGCGCCCGCCCTGGTCGACCTGGCGGAGAGGGTGAACGCCGGTGCCTAG